One region of Candidatus Poribacteria bacterium genomic DNA includes:
- a CDS encoding transposase, producing the protein TFRGEHVKIAYLLPKQKNERNHPTYRIRLNGHWYRFALHRPIEGEIKQVQVTRDALGDVYITVTEDYSEVKPEPKTGKAEGFDFGIKDFLTGNPDGECYGSPMFYTENADKLAKAQQAHSRKVKGSHNRERERKNVARIHKKIANQRADHHWKLAIKLCRQFDILFFEDLNLEGMKRLWGKQVSDVAFGEFMQKLKHQSYKRIRSVLKINRWSPTSKCCSVCGHKNETLTLADREWQCPKCDTHLDRDPNAAMNILKEGIASFGLGVVRPIVLFNRIVGISVEASSPLLKSTNAFA; encoded by the coding sequence TGACCTTTCGCGGTGAACATGTCAAGATTGCATATTTGCTACCGAAGCAGAAAAACGAAAGAAATCACCCGACGTATCGTATCCGTCTCAACGGGCATTGGTATCGCTTTGCCTTGCACCGTCCCATAGAAGGCGAAATTAAACAGGTTCAAGTTACAAGAGACGCCCTCGGAGACGTGTATATTACCGTCACTGAAGACTATAGCGAAGTCAAACCCGAACCCAAGACGGGTAAAGCCGAAGGGTTCGACTTTGGGATCAAAGACTTCCTGACTGGAAACCCTGACGGTGAATGCTACGGGTCTCCAATGTTTTACACCGAGAACGCTGATAAGTTGGCGAAAGCACAACAGGCACATTCTCGGAAAGTCAAAGGATCTCATAACAGAGAACGCGAACGCAAGAACGTTGCCCGTATCCATAAGAAAATTGCCAATCAACGGGCAGACCATCATTGGAAACTTGCCATAAAGTTGTGTCGGCAGTTCGATATTCTGTTCTTTGAAGATTTGAACCTTGAGGGAATGAAACGCCTTTGGGGTAAACAGGTTTCCGACGTTGCCTTCGGTGAGTTCATGCAGAAACTCAAGCACCAATCCTATAAGCGTATTCGCTCCGTGTTGAAGATTAACCGATGGTCTCCAACAAGCAAATGTTGCTCTGTGTGTGGACATAAAAATGAAACCCTAACGTTAGCAGACCGTGAATGGCAGTGTCCGAAGTGTGATACACACCTCGACCGCGACCCGAACGCTGCGATGAACATTCTCAAGGAAGGGATAGCTTCCTTTGGCTTAGGAGTCGTTAGACCGATTGTCCTGTTCAACAGGATTGTTGGCATCTCCGTTGAAGCGTCCAGTCCGCTTCTGAAATCCACAAATGCTTTTGCTTAA
- a CDS encoding WD40 repeat domain-containing protein, whose amino-acid sequence MFQNCIQSELPPGLKTRFDKKQVMAITFSPDGTRLAAGGDGRIWIYDTATGAQFAMLSGYTEHMRALAFAPDNSLLASGSEDNTLRLWDTATAREVLTLAGDSNLVNALASSSPDGVPLPGWDPRTERLLASSTEAPGRIRSLAFSPDGTTLASGSADGKIRLWEVETGGLLSTFSAHDGLVLALAFSPESETLASGGSDTLVRLWDLESKHLLTLLRGHTDSVSALAFSTDGELLVSGGRDNYIQLWETSSGNPISMFPTQEGAIRELTFSPDGAKLICTTQDGSLLIRER is encoded by the coding sequence ATGTTTCAAAACTGTATCCAATCAGAATTACCTCCGGGACTCAAAACCCGGTTCGATAAAAAGCAAGTAATGGCTATCACTTTCTCGCCAGATGGCACACGACTCGCCGCAGGTGGTGATGGACGTATCTGGATATATGACACAGCCACCGGCGCGCAATTCGCAATGCTCTCAGGTTATACGGAGCACATGCGGGCATTGGCATTTGCCCCGGATAATTCTCTGCTTGCCAGCGGGAGCGAAGACAATACACTCCGACTCTGGGATACCGCCACGGCTCGCGAAGTGCTAACGCTGGCTGGGGATTCTAATCTCGTAAACGCGTTGGCATCATCTTCACCGGATGGTGTTCCACTTCCCGGATGGGATCCGCGCACGGAACGGTTGCTCGCTTCTTCCACTGAGGCCCCCGGACGAATTAGAAGTCTGGCGTTTTCGCCGGATGGAACAACACTCGCAAGTGGAAGTGCAGACGGTAAGATTCGATTGTGGGAAGTTGAAACAGGCGGATTGCTCTCCACTTTTTCGGCACACGATGGACTCGTCTTGGCTTTAGCATTTTCACCTGAGAGTGAAACACTGGCAAGCGGCGGTTCCGATACACTTGTTAGATTATGGGATTTGGAAAGCAAGCACTTACTCACACTATTAAGAGGTCATACCGACTCAGTCAGTGCCTTGGCATTTTCTACCGATGGAGAACTCCTTGTAAGCGGCGGAAGGGATAACTATATTCAGTTGTGGGAAACAAGCAGTGGTAATCCTATATCCATGTTTCCTACTCAAGAAGGTGCTATTCGGGAATTGACTTTTTCACCAGACGGGGCAAAACTTATATGCACCACGCAGGATGGTTCGCTCCTCATAAGAGAGCGATGA